From a single Notolabrus celidotus isolate fNotCel1 chromosome 7, fNotCel1.pri, whole genome shotgun sequence genomic region:
- the ufsp2 gene encoding ufm1-specific protease 2 isoform X2: MSTDTGTILRVRGPLEFKCLLETTDAPHMHKVISRTFEMLHTQVKSESCVLTVCDSPVFIWPNQSFNATPKDITPETSCEDLQQWIQTDEYEGTGKRSGKKKSKKTSSASVVNLRLMMEVTTKGGPLSAPVLSRTLKTSHFLSTTLQMDCAVHTNSRCMVKDAFERLSEALSHQLCEMEKVMLQQMKGTTPLVPEPLHFLLPEPKGLVTVVYPAGVPDSQLESQRKELHQQFELPDDQPFFRRANAFHFPNEPYKDGYLRNPHLVLTHPSLENGKVYLVQGIYSYHHYMQDHTDDNGWGCAYRSLQTICSWFQQQGYAERPVPTHKEIQQTLVDVGDKQKSFVGSRQWIGSIEVQVVLNQLLEVTSKIMFVSQGSELGSKGRELANHFLTEGTPIMIGGGVLAHTILGVSWSETTGQIRYLILDPHYTGAEDLQVITDKGWCGWKGPDFWDQTAYYNLCLPQRPKVI, translated from the exons TCCACAGACACAGGGACCATCCTGCGTGTCAGAGGACCACTGGAGTTCAAGTGTCTGCTGGAAACCACAGATG CTCCGCACATGCATAAAGTCATATCAAGAACATTTGAGATGCTTCACACGCAGGTGAAATCTGAGTCTTGTGTTCTGACCGTCTGCGACAGTCCTGTCTTTATTTGGCCTAACCAAAGTTTTAATGCAACACCCAAAGACATAACTCCAGAGACATCATGTGAGGATTTACAGCAGTGGATACA GACAGATGAATATGAGGGCACTGGCAAAAGATCTGGGAAAAAGAAGAGCAAGAAGACTTCATCtgca AGTGTTGTTAACCTTCGCCTGATGATGGAAGTGACAACAAAAGGAGGCCCTCTTTCAGCCCCAGTCCTCAGCCGAACACTTAAAACATCCCACTTTTTATCCACAACACTTCAAATGGACTGTGCTGTCCACACCAACAGCAGATGCATGGTCAAGGA TGCCTTTGAGCGCCTGTCGGAGGCGCTGAGCCATCAGCTCTGTGAGATGGAGAAAGTGATGCTCCAACAAATGAAGGGGACTACTCCGCTGGTACCTGAGCCACTGCACTTCCTGCTTCCAGAGCCTAAAGGACTAGTAACTGTGGTTTACCCTGCAGGAGTGCCCGACAGCCAGCTGGAGTCACAGCGTAAG GAATTACATCAACAGTTTGAGCTTCCTGATGATCAGCCATTCTTTAGAAGAGCCAATGCTTTCCACTTTCCCAATGAGCCCTACAAAGATGGCTACCTCCGAAACCCTCACCTGGTCCTCACACATCCCAGTCTGGAAAACGGAAAG GTGTACTTGGTCCAGGGCATCTACAGCTACCATCACTACATGCAAGACCACACGGATGACAATGGCTGGGGCTGTGCTTATCGCTCCCTGCAGACCATCTGCTCCTGGTTCCAGCAGCAGGGCTACGCAGAAAGACCTGTGCCCACCCACAAAGAGATTCAACAG ACATTGGTGGATGTAGGAGACAAACAGAAGTCCTTTGTTGGATCACGTCAGTGGATCGGATCCATTGAGGTTCAGGTTGTTCTGAACCAGCTACTTGAGGTCACCTCAAAGATCATGTTTGTGAG tCAAGGTTCTGAATTGGGATCTAAAGGCAGAGAATTGGCGAACCACTTTCTCACTGAAGGCACTCCCATCATGATTG GAGGGGGAGTCCTGGCTCACACTATTCTAGGTGTTTCATGGAGTGAGACGACTGGGCAGATCCGTTATCTGATCCTAGATCCACATTACACCGGAGCAGAGGACTTGCAGGTTATCACTGACAAG GGCTGGTGTGGCTGGAAAGGACCAGATTTCTGGGATCAAACTGCATATTATAATCTGTGTCTCCCTCAGAGGCCAAAGGTTATTTGA
- the ufsp2 gene encoding ufm1-specific protease 2 isoform X1: MVVSDSQSTDTGTILRVRGPLEFKCLLETTDAPHMHKVISRTFEMLHTQVKSESCVLTVCDSPVFIWPNQSFNATPKDITPETSCEDLQQWIQTDEYEGTGKRSGKKKSKKTSSASVVNLRLMMEVTTKGGPLSAPVLSRTLKTSHFLSTTLQMDCAVHTNSRCMVKDAFERLSEALSHQLCEMEKVMLQQMKGTTPLVPEPLHFLLPEPKGLVTVVYPAGVPDSQLESQRKELHQQFELPDDQPFFRRANAFHFPNEPYKDGYLRNPHLVLTHPSLENGKVYLVQGIYSYHHYMQDHTDDNGWGCAYRSLQTICSWFQQQGYAERPVPTHKEIQQTLVDVGDKQKSFVGSRQWIGSIEVQVVLNQLLEVTSKIMFVSQGSELGSKGRELANHFLTEGTPIMIGGGVLAHTILGVSWSETTGQIRYLILDPHYTGAEDLQVITDKGWCGWKGPDFWDQTAYYNLCLPQRPKVI; the protein is encoded by the exons GTTGTTTCTGACTCACAGTCCACAGACACAGGGACCATCCTGCGTGTCAGAGGACCACTGGAGTTCAAGTGTCTGCTGGAAACCACAGATG CTCCGCACATGCATAAAGTCATATCAAGAACATTTGAGATGCTTCACACGCAGGTGAAATCTGAGTCTTGTGTTCTGACCGTCTGCGACAGTCCTGTCTTTATTTGGCCTAACCAAAGTTTTAATGCAACACCCAAAGACATAACTCCAGAGACATCATGTGAGGATTTACAGCAGTGGATACA GACAGATGAATATGAGGGCACTGGCAAAAGATCTGGGAAAAAGAAGAGCAAGAAGACTTCATCtgca AGTGTTGTTAACCTTCGCCTGATGATGGAAGTGACAACAAAAGGAGGCCCTCTTTCAGCCCCAGTCCTCAGCCGAACACTTAAAACATCCCACTTTTTATCCACAACACTTCAAATGGACTGTGCTGTCCACACCAACAGCAGATGCATGGTCAAGGA TGCCTTTGAGCGCCTGTCGGAGGCGCTGAGCCATCAGCTCTGTGAGATGGAGAAAGTGATGCTCCAACAAATGAAGGGGACTACTCCGCTGGTACCTGAGCCACTGCACTTCCTGCTTCCAGAGCCTAAAGGACTAGTAACTGTGGTTTACCCTGCAGGAGTGCCCGACAGCCAGCTGGAGTCACAGCGTAAG GAATTACATCAACAGTTTGAGCTTCCTGATGATCAGCCATTCTTTAGAAGAGCCAATGCTTTCCACTTTCCCAATGAGCCCTACAAAGATGGCTACCTCCGAAACCCTCACCTGGTCCTCACACATCCCAGTCTGGAAAACGGAAAG GTGTACTTGGTCCAGGGCATCTACAGCTACCATCACTACATGCAAGACCACACGGATGACAATGGCTGGGGCTGTGCTTATCGCTCCCTGCAGACCATCTGCTCCTGGTTCCAGCAGCAGGGCTACGCAGAAAGACCTGTGCCCACCCACAAAGAGATTCAACAG ACATTGGTGGATGTAGGAGACAAACAGAAGTCCTTTGTTGGATCACGTCAGTGGATCGGATCCATTGAGGTTCAGGTTGTTCTGAACCAGCTACTTGAGGTCACCTCAAAGATCATGTTTGTGAG tCAAGGTTCTGAATTGGGATCTAAAGGCAGAGAATTGGCGAACCACTTTCTCACTGAAGGCACTCCCATCATGATTG GAGGGGGAGTCCTGGCTCACACTATTCTAGGTGTTTCATGGAGTGAGACGACTGGGCAGATCCGTTATCTGATCCTAGATCCACATTACACCGGAGCAGAGGACTTGCAGGTTATCACTGACAAG GGCTGGTGTGGCTGGAAAGGACCAGATTTCTGGGATCAAACTGCATATTATAATCTGTGTCTCCCTCAGAGGCCAAAGGTTATTTGA